TCAAGACCATGGACCTCCCCAAGGGCCTGCAAGGTGACGCGAGGAGTGTTGAAGCTGTGTGCCACGGGGGCAGGGCCGCCATGGGGGCAGGGTCGCGGGCGCTGGCGGGGAGGCTCTCAGGCCAGGCCCTTCTTGCTTGGCCTTGGAGACCCTGTGGGTGTTGGACTTTGGGGCTTCCGGGTGCGGCCCAGGCATTGGGGGGTGGTTTGACCTGCGGGAGGCAGGGCTCTACCTTGGGGATCCTAAAAAGACAAACAAGGATGTTCAGTTTTGCTGCCACAGCCTGGAGCACGCACACGTGCGGAGCTTGTGGCTTGTTGTTAAAGAAACAAAacgaggccgggcgaggtggctcatgcctgtaatcctagctctctgggaggccgaggcgggtggattgctcaaggtcaggagttcgaaaccagcctgagcaagagcgagaccccgcctctactataaatagaaattaattggccaactaatatatatagaaaaaattagccgggcatagtggcgcatgcctgtaatcccagctactcaggaggccgaggcaggaggatcgcttgagcccaggagtttgaggttgctgtgagctaggttgacgccatggcactcactctagcctgggcaacaaagcgagactctgtctcaaaaaaaaaaagaaagaaacaaaacggCACAGGCGGGAGGAAATCCGGACACCAAACCCCAGGCTGAAGGCAGAAGGAGAAGCCCTGTTCTTGGGGCATGTCCCGAGGCCTGGCCCAGCCTTGGGGGGCCAGCGGGGGCCTCTTTCTGGGTCATGGCTGCCTGTGGTGACCTCACTGCCTGGGGCCGTCTCTCCTGCTGCCCTGGTAGGTGTGGGGCCCGGCTGCACAGACGAGACCCTGCTGTCGGCCATCGCCAGTGCCCTGCACACGAGCACCATGCCCATCACCGGGCAGCTCTCGGCTGCCGTGGAGAAGAACCCCGGTGTGTGGCTCAACACGACACAGCCGCTGTGCAAGGCCTTCATGGTGACCGATGAGGACATCAGGTAAGTAGCCGGCCTggccttcccctcctcttcccatcCCTCTGCCTCATCTCTCTGGGTTGTGGTAGAGTGTCCCTGGGTGTCCCTGAGCACCACCTACAAGGGAACCACATGTTAAAGTGGCAGCTTGAACTTGATCACCCAAGTTTTAGGTTCAGGGCAGGCCAGTCAGGTGCCCCTCGAAGGATGTTCTTGAAAAGGGAACGTGGCTCTTTGTGCTCGTGTTGACTGGCGTGCAGGGGTGGGTCACCCAGGCCTCCTGTCCTCAAGGGCATGTGACTCCGGAGGTTCCTGCATTGGGGGAAAGGGGTGGCTTTCCCGGCAGAAGTGGCAGCGTGTATAGTGCTCAGAGTGGCAGGGCCTGCGGCCGctgccacaataaaaaatagtgaagCTGGCAAGGGGAGGCTGGCTGCCGGGTCCCCAGGGGCTCTGGATGCTGGGGCTCAGGGTTTGGGCAGCAGCCGTGGGCAAAGGGCCCTCGGGAGACATTTCAGGGCAGAACCAGGGTCCAGTGCACAGGGTGGTGCCACAGCCAGGAGGGCGCATGTGCTAGGACCATCTGCAAAGGCCTCCTGGTCCAGAGGGGTCACCTGAGATTGTCGTGCACATGCAGGAAGTGTCTAGAAGTGCCAGGAGAAAACACATCTCTTAGCTCTATTTGCGATGCACATCATAGGTCAAAGGAGGGAAAGGACCTCTGTAGGGTCCAGAATAGAGGGACCTCACACTCTGAGCAGTCACGCCTGGGTGGACAGGGAGGGGGCTCCGGCTGTGTGGGCTTCCTGCTCAATACCCAGGGGTCTGAAAGCCACACGGCAGGAGAGCGGAGACCAGATGGCAGGCAGACACCAGCACCTCACGCAGGCGGAATATGGGGCCCCACGGGCTCTGTGCTGGTGGCTCCGCCGGGTGCTGACACCCCCACCACGGTGTCAGGCTCAGTCTGTACTCTGCACAAGGTCTAGGAACCCCCTACGATGAGGAAAGGTGTGATAGAAGGGAAACAGAAGAAAGCGCAAGACTGTCAGGAAACACTAGACGGGTGTTGAAAAGCTCCGTGAATCATCTGGAAGTAGAAAACGCCGTTGATGAGGAACTCAGCTGTGCGTTAAGCAGCAGAATTGGTCCTAGAGACACGGGAGCGAGTTAGCCAGGATGTGCTTCTGGGGCCAGGAGGGTCAGGAGCATCGTGAGAGACACGGGGGCCAGGAGAGGGCCGCCGGCAGCCGTGAGACGGTGGTGGAGTAGTGTCCCCAGAATGCGCTCAGCTCGCGGTTGGGGAGGTAGGAGAGGCCCCGCGGTCGGACAGCCAGATTGAACTCACAggtgtcctttttcttttccaaactcCCGAAGCCAGGGGTGGGGACCCTGCAGCCTCCGGGCCACACGTGACTTTCCGGATGCTTGGGCGcggtcttttgactgaatctgAGTTCTGCAGAACAAACCATTTTAATAAGCGATAGTAAAAGAAAGCGCACCCAGCGCTGCCGGATGCAGGCAGAGGCCGGAGCAGACAGGTGACTCCGGCCCAGAGGGTGGCGCGTCGCCAGCAGATTGTAACTGGTTTTGAAGCAGCTTCTCCCGAGTGCCTGCGGGGTTGGCGGCAGAGGCCGGGGAGACCGGGTCAGGCAGAGGCGGCCAGTGCCAGGGTCTGGGACGTCCTCGGCCCCTGGCAGGGTGGAAGGTGTGCCACCTGGAACATTGACCcagaggggcaggaggcaggcaggggctgtcCCGGGGACGCCCCGGGGCCTTCCCTTCCCCAGCGAGCGTGGCCTGTATCCCCAGGAAGCAGGAGGAGCTGGTGCAGCAGGTGCGGAAGCGGCTGGAGGAGGCGCTGATGGCCGACATGCTGGCGCACGTGGAGGAGCTGGCCCGCGACGGCGAGGCGCCGCTGGACAAGGCCTGTGGggacgaggaagaggaggaggaagaggaggaggaggaggagcccgaCCAGGACCAGGAGATGGAGCACGTCTAGGGCAGGTACTGCCCAGGCCCCGGTAGGGGAGGGAGCTCGGGGCCAAGCCTGTGGCTGGAACAGGTCCCAGGCACAGCGCACACGTGGGCAGTGACTGCCAGCGGCTGGCGGGTGCGGCCCCGGTGttgggggtcagtggacatgaaGCCCCTTAGCCGAGGGGCCGTCTCTCCACAACCCTGAGGGCTGTGCTCGGTGGTGTCTCCATGGGAGAGTCCAGGCAACCTGTCCCCATACATCTCTAACGGTGTCCCTCCCTGTCCTCTTCCAGATGCCCAGCCGAGAGCCCCACGCTGCGGGGGCGCCAGCGTGAGCCGCCTGCAGACTCGGCCCTCGGCTTGGGACCAGGCTTGGGAGCCAAGCGCGGCCGGGGAGGAAGGctgcctgccccctgcctgctccATCCTCCCTGCCTTGGACCTTGGGCACGGCTGGGGACAGCTCCCCACCGACGGACCCTCCATGCCTGCCCTGGGAAGGGCCTGCGTTCCAGAAGTGCCGGTCgctcctgggccctgcctggcAGGAGGCCCCTCCTGGGTCATCGCAGCCACGTGGTGCCAGGGCCCAGACCAGCCCCTGGAGACAGAAGAGCCACCTGCAGGTGCCCGCCTGGGCCATACCCAGGGACCGGGGCCACCTATAAGGATTCTTCAGTCGCTGCGTCTCCACGAGGCTGGAGAAATACTTCTGGAACCGGTCGCCTCCCCATGCAGTGCGTGGGACGCCGCTCTGAACGTCGGCCCTCCCTCTGCACGGCCACCCGGCGGGGCGGAGTCACCACCGGGCACACCCAGGAGGTCCCGTCCCTTTAATAAACCCATGATACACACGAGGGCGGACGTTCCCAGCTGTGTGAGCTTCCGTGCGGGCTGCATCTGGACTGAACTCCGGCCTTGGCTTCTGAAAACCAGACTGTCTCCCACTGTTGCGCCCTGGTCTGAGGTTCAGGCCCCAAGGGGAGCCCCCTGCGCCTGGAACCGCCTTAAGGAGGGCTCGGGCACCAGTGTGccaggctggggctccaggcagctCTGCTGTCACCAAcccctgtgcctcggtttcctcatctgtagagcAGAGACAGGTGCCTAGATTTCAGGGCAGAGCCTTTGGCACCAAGGTCACCTGAATGACGTGTCACTCATACTCCCCCGCCCCCAACCTGGGGGCTGCTTCCTCACTCACCGACCCTGTCCCCAGGGACTGTGTGCCAGCGCCCGGCTCAGGGGCGCCTCTGGCGTGTCATCTCTGGCTGTGCCCCTCCTCCCTTGTCTGCTGCCCCGCAGGgccaggcgggggtgggggtcaTGGCCGAACCCCACGAAGGCTGGATGCCAGGTGCGTAGGCGCTGACCTCTAATGAGGTCACTGGGGGCCCAGTGTCCCCTGGCCCTCCAAGGGTGCTCACCTGGTTGGCGCTAATGCTTTCCTTTTGTTCTGTCAAGTCAAAGCACAATTTGCAGAGGACGACGGTTTCTGGAGCTTTGGGCTCCGTGCCCTGGGCCTGGAGGGCTCAGCCTCAAGGCGGCCGAGGGCAGCTCTGGTGGGGGATGCTGTCGGGTCCCCATGGCAATGGCTCAGTGTCCGCCCTTTGCCTGGCCCGAGGTCCCCAGGTGCTGTCTGTAGAATGGCCTCGGCCTGTGCCCTGCCCGGAGAgggtcctgggggaggagggatggggcagCGGGGTGTCCTGTACCCACGGCGGAATAAAGCCACTCAGGTGGAACGTGTCAGAGCCTCGGTTAATCCTGAGGACCCAGAGCTCCGCCGTGTCTGGGAGCGTTGCGTGGCCACCAGCACGAGTTCTCCAGACTTGGCCTGTGCAGTTTTGTCAGCGGTGACGCAGGTGGGTGCACCTCGTCCTGGGAGGGAACCCGGGGCAGCACCCAGCCCCAGGTCATAGGTCGTGGTCTGGCTGTCTGGAGGGAGGACAGCAGGCTTGAGGTCAGAGCCACCCACCTGTCACCCTgagggaggtgaggcaggatgGGCCTTCCAGGGAGGATGAGGTCAGCCCCAGGGCCTTGGGGTTCCCACTCAGCAGCCATCCCTGCGCCGGCCACCTCTGGAGGGTCTGTCCTGCCCTGGGGGCACCTAGCACTTTGGCTGCCTGTCCTCACGGCACTGTCAGGGCCTTGGGGGCCTCCTCACCCCTCAGGCGTTGGGTCTGTGAGCCCAGCCTTCTGCCACTGAGACACCCCAGTCACTCGGACCACAGATGTGTTAGTGGCCCTGAGACAGGC
This portion of the Microcebus murinus isolate Inina chromosome 27, M.murinus_Inina_mat1.0, whole genome shotgun sequence genome encodes:
- the MBD3 gene encoding methyl-CpG-binding domain protein 3 isoform X2; translated protein: MERKSPSGKKFRSKPQLARYLGGSMDLSTFDFRTGKMLMSKMNKSRQRVRYDSSNQVKGKPDLNTALPVRQTASIFKQPVTKITNHPSNKVKSDPQKAVDQPRQLFWEKKLSGLNAFDIAEELVKTMDLPKGLQGVGPGCTDETLLSAIASALHTSTMPITGQLSAAVEKNPGVWLNTTQPLCKAFMVTDEDIRKQEELVQQVRKRLEEALMADMLAHVEELARDGEAPLDKACGDEEEEEEEEEEEEPDQDQEMEHV